Proteins encoded within one genomic window of Streptomyces sp. NBC_01314:
- a CDS encoding carboxymuconolactone decarboxylase family protein, which produces MSTASDTPVLDTLAAMTADSLERCGLPPDTLILTRIAALAASDAPPISYVAHIDPALRANLTAAQLQDVLVAIAPIVGTARVMTAAGNIAEALGIAIAVADAEARG; this is translated from the coding sequence ATGTCCACTGCATCCGACACCCCTGTCCTGGACACCCTCGCCGCCATGACCGCCGACTCTCTTGAGCGCTGCGGTCTGCCCCCGGACACCCTCATCCTCACTCGCATTGCCGCGCTCGCGGCCTCGGACGCGCCCCCCATCTCCTACGTTGCCCACATCGACCCCGCCCTCCGAGCCAACCTGACCGCCGCCCAGCTGCAGGATGTCCTGGTCGCCATCGCCCCCATCGTGGGCACAGCACGTGTGATGACGGCGGCGGGCAACATCGCCGAGGCGCTGGGCATCGCGATCGCGGTCGCCGACGCCGAGGCCCGGGGCTGA
- a CDS encoding helix-turn-helix domain-containing protein — protein MTADDSFGRLDDDDYPAYTMGRAAEMLGTTPSFLRALGEARLIAPLRSEGGHRRYSRYQLRIAARARELVDHGTPIEAACRIIILEDQLEEAQRINAEYRRAASRHTAGI, from the coding sequence ATGACAGCAGACGATTCCTTCGGCCGTCTCGACGACGACGATTACCCCGCCTACACCATGGGTCGAGCTGCCGAGATGCTCGGCACCACCCCCAGCTTCCTCCGCGCCCTCGGCGAAGCCCGCCTCATCGCCCCGCTCCGCTCCGAGGGCGGACATCGCCGCTACTCCCGCTACCAGTTGCGGATCGCCGCACGCGCCCGGGAACTCGTCGACCACGGGACCCCCATCGAGGCCGCCTGCCGCATCATCATCCTCGAAGACCAGCTCGAAGAAGCCCAGCGCATCAACGCCGAATACCGTCGCGCCGCCTCCCGGCACACGGCCGGCATCTGA
- a CDS encoding GntR family transcriptional regulator, with protein sequence MPREAPYLDVADDLRRRVRAGEWAVGERLPSRAQLAEEYGVGRNVTQRAMERLIIEGVLEGRAGSGTYVRAPRERLRMIRSRHREHRGGSPFRADMKEQGRRGTWESHSQARVPAPDHIAERLAVDPGDPCVVTRYEFLADGQSVQLSESWEPMAITDGTPIVLPEMGPLAGTGVVERMRSVGVVIETAVEVPRPGRATQEEANLLGASVGELLTRIERTYYDSDGRPVETADITVPDVRWEIAYEIPIE encoded by the coding sequence ATGCCGCGAGAGGCCCCGTACCTCGATGTCGCGGACGACCTGCGCCGCCGGGTAAGGGCGGGCGAGTGGGCCGTCGGCGAACGCCTGCCGTCGCGAGCACAGCTCGCCGAGGAGTACGGGGTGGGCCGCAATGTCACGCAACGTGCCATGGAGCGGCTGATCATCGAGGGCGTCCTGGAAGGTAGAGCCGGATCAGGTACCTACGTCCGTGCGCCGCGCGAGCGGTTGCGCATGATCCGGTCCCGGCACCGTGAGCACCGGGGCGGCTCGCCGTTCCGTGCCGACATGAAGGAGCAGGGGCGGCGCGGCACTTGGGAGTCGCACAGCCAGGCTCGCGTCCCCGCGCCGGACCACATCGCCGAGCGCCTTGCCGTCGATCCGGGCGACCCCTGCGTCGTAACCCGGTACGAGTTCCTCGCCGATGGTCAGTCGGTTCAGTTGTCCGAGTCGTGGGAGCCGATGGCCATCACCGACGGCACCCCGATCGTCCTCCCCGAGATGGGACCGCTCGCCGGCACGGGTGTCGTGGAGAGAATGCGTTCCGTCGGGGTCGTCATCGAGACCGCCGTAGAGGTTCCGCGTCCGGGCCGGGCCACTCAGGAAGAGGCCAATCTGCTGGGCGCCAGTGTCGGTGAGCTGCTGACCCGCATCGAGCGCACCTACTACGACAGCGACGGACGTCCCGTGGAGACGGCGGACATCACCGTGCCGGACGTGCGTTGGGAGATCGCCTACGAGATCCCGATCGAGTAG
- a CDS encoding MFS transporter — protein MSVTDSEAARTVSGTAAGTAPAALTPRLRLMLVLLLAAQFMLAVDFSILNVALPVIGEGLGFSLSHLQWIATSFALCAAGFTLLFGRVADLFGRRRLFLGGLLVLGAASLVGGLAQNPEVLIAARVLQGLATAAVTPAGLSLLTTSFPEGPLREKALGLNGALMSAGFTTGAVLGGLLTDLLSWRWAFFINVPVALAVLVIAPTVIKESRPDERPKLDLPGAVSVTLGLLAIVFGLTQAGEKGWGSAEALLSLTVGAALLLVFYAVERKVSAPLVPLGVLGKRSVAWGNIAGLIAFLTETSLVFLLTLYLQEVLGFSPLAAGLSFGVLGVGTVVGGTIAPKVIGRIGSRSTLITGGILQTVFTAALLGLGDDRSWMWLLLIGTFVGGVGNMLVIVGFMVTATSGLADHEQGLATGLATMTQQVGITMGTPLMSAVVTAAMTGAGSPAVLGGLKVAIAVNAAIVLLGTLTSVLFVRTRSSTR, from the coding sequence ATGTCTGTCACTGATTCGGAGGCGGCCCGCACCGTCTCCGGCACCGCCGCCGGCACGGCCCCGGCGGCGCTCACCCCCCGGCTCCGCTTGATGCTGGTGCTGTTGCTCGCGGCCCAGTTCATGCTGGCCGTGGACTTCTCCATCCTGAACGTGGCGCTGCCGGTGATCGGTGAGGGACTGGGCTTCTCGCTGTCACATCTGCAGTGGATCGCCACATCGTTCGCGCTGTGCGCCGCGGGCTTCACCCTGCTGTTCGGCCGCGTCGCAGACCTGTTCGGCCGCCGCCGGCTGTTCCTCGGCGGCCTCCTCGTCCTGGGCGCGGCCTCGCTCGTGGGCGGCCTGGCGCAGAACCCCGAGGTACTGATCGCGGCCCGCGTCCTCCAGGGCCTGGCCACCGCCGCCGTCACCCCCGCCGGACTGTCGCTCCTGACGACCTCGTTCCCGGAGGGCCCGCTGCGCGAGAAGGCGCTCGGCCTCAACGGGGCGCTGATGTCGGCCGGCTTCACCACCGGCGCCGTCCTCGGCGGCCTGCTGACCGACCTGCTGTCGTGGCGCTGGGCGTTCTTCATCAATGTGCCCGTCGCCCTCGCCGTGCTCGTCATCGCCCCGACGGTCATCAAGGAGTCCCGCCCCGACGAGCGCCCCAAGCTGGACCTGCCCGGCGCCGTCAGCGTCACGCTCGGTCTGCTGGCCATCGTCTTCGGGCTCACCCAGGCGGGCGAGAAGGGGTGGGGCTCGGCCGAGGCCCTGTTGTCGCTGACCGTGGGTGCGGCCCTGTTGCTGGTGTTCTACGCCGTCGAGCGCAAGGTGTCCGCGCCGCTCGTACCGCTCGGAGTGCTCGGCAAACGGTCGGTGGCCTGGGGAAACATCGCCGGACTGATCGCGTTCCTCACCGAGACCTCCCTGGTCTTCCTGCTGACCCTCTACCTCCAGGAAGTGCTCGGCTTCTCGCCGCTCGCCGCCGGCCTGTCCTTCGGCGTGCTGGGCGTCGGCACGGTCGTCGGCGGCACGATCGCCCCGAAGGTCATCGGGCGGATCGGCAGCAGGTCGACGCTGATCACCGGCGGCATTCTGCAGACCGTCTTCACGGCCGCGCTGCTCGGCCTCGGCGACGACCGCTCATGGATGTGGCTGCTGCTGATCGGCACCTTCGTCGGCGGGGTAGGCAACATGCTCGTCATCGTGGGCTTCATGGTCACCGCCACCTCGGGCCTCGCCGATCACGAACAGGGTCTGGCCACCGGCCTCGCCACCATGACCCAGCAGGTCGGCATCACCATGGGCACGCCGCTCATGAGCGCCGTCGTCACCGCCGCCATGACCGGTGCCGGATCCCCGGCCGTCCTCGGCGGTCTGAAGGTCGCGATCGCGGTGAACGCCGCCATCGTGCTCCTCGGCACCCTCACCAGTGTTCTGTTCGTGCGCACCCGGTCGAGTACGCGGTAA
- a CDS encoding YhjD/YihY/BrkB family envelope integrity protein, protein MERVLARLRSGPVARLLPRLSALNVVEGSVRLAAQAFITALPLLMTVAAFAPEGVQELLADSIRAVLGVRGDTLDEVRRTFTATGTPRDAAGAVGVVVTLVSATAFSRALQAVCERCWHLPRTPVRAAVWRWLLWLLVWLGVLLVQAPLRSGLGVGAVTGWVLSLLSSTLLWWWTQHLLLGGRIGWRNLLPGALLAGTGTVVLSWAAGLFVPTAMERSLQEFGPLGPVFTFLSWLIAVFLVAVSGLALGEYVASSHWYRTASAPPP, encoded by the coding sequence GTGGAGCGGGTCCTCGCACGCCTGCGGTCCGGTCCGGTGGCCCGGCTGCTTCCCCGCCTGTCGGCACTCAACGTCGTGGAAGGCTCCGTGAGGCTGGCCGCGCAGGCCTTCATCACCGCTCTCCCGCTGCTGATGACCGTCGCGGCGTTCGCCCCCGAAGGTGTGCAGGAGCTGCTGGCCGACTCCATCCGTGCGGTTCTGGGGGTGCGGGGCGACACGCTCGACGAGGTACGCCGTACCTTCACCGCCACCGGCACCCCCCGGGACGCCGCCGGAGCTGTGGGCGTGGTGGTGACCCTGGTGTCCGCCACGGCGTTCAGCCGGGCGCTCCAGGCGGTCTGCGAGCGGTGCTGGCACCTGCCCCGCACACCGGTGCGGGCCGCTGTCTGGCGCTGGCTGCTCTGGCTGCTCGTCTGGCTGGGCGTCCTCCTGGTCCAGGCACCGCTGCGCAGCGGACTGGGAGTCGGCGCGGTGACCGGATGGGTTCTGTCACTCCTGTCCTCGACGCTGCTGTGGTGGTGGACCCAGCATCTGCTGCTGGGCGGCAGGATCGGCTGGCGCAACCTGCTCCCGGGAGCGCTGCTGGCGGGCACGGGCACGGTCGTACTGAGCTGGGCCGCCGGTCTTTTCGTGCCCACGGCCATGGAGCGCAGCCTCCAGGAGTTCGGACCGCTGGGGCCCGTCTTCACGTTCCTGTCCTGGTTGATCGCCGTGTTCCTGGTGGCGGTCTCGGGCCTCGCCCTCGGCGAGTACGTCGCCTCCTCCCACTGGTACCGGACAGCCTCCGCGCCTCCGCCGTGA
- a CDS encoding PIN domain-containing protein, which translates to MSGALVLGSEGLAKAVQRDREVHEWLVAARDADLPVVTSAAVLVEVMHPRINDGALRWTLSRLRVEPVTQALARSAAALLRGAGLHGHKYAIDAMLCATALQQPGRVTIVTSDVEEVGLLTAEHSRVVAEKV; encoded by the coding sequence GTGAGTGGTGCGCTGGTTCTGGGCAGTGAAGGGCTGGCGAAGGCCGTGCAGCGGGATCGGGAGGTGCACGAGTGGCTGGTGGCAGCCCGGGATGCCGATCTTCCCGTCGTCACCTCGGCTGCCGTGCTCGTCGAAGTGATGCACCCGCGGATCAACGACGGCGCACTGCGGTGGACGCTGTCGCGGCTGCGCGTGGAGCCGGTGACCCAGGCTCTGGCTCGGTCGGCTGCCGCGTTGCTTCGCGGCGCGGGGCTGCACGGTCACAAGTACGCCATCGACGCCATGCTGTGCGCGACCGCTCTGCAGCAGCCGGGCCGGGTGACGATCGTGACCTCCGATGTCGAGGAGGTTGGTCTGCTGACGGCCGAGCATTCGCGGGTGGTGGCGGAGAAGGTCTGA
- a CDS encoding diacylglycerol kinase family protein: protein MQTAAHTRKRLAPRWTARLALAAGTTAAVVLLLFAGFQSLLLVGVGLAGLVIAAAGVWWALARTGPARALAAVLACAAPVTVVVLYAVAGLLWVALVSLALWVLAVLCGRTALASDGGPAGVREHAVTAPRRPFLIMNPRSGGGKVGTFHLDEKAKALGAQVAVLDPDHRQDVAALARQAADEGADLLGVAGGDGTQALVAGVAAERGLPFMVIAAGTRNHFALDLGLDRDDPSLCLDALTDGVELRVDLGRIGDRIFVNNASFGAYATVVQSPAYRDDKARTALHLLPDLLAHHSGPRLTVRAQGTDGEAAVEAPQAVLVSNNPYRTDDPAGLGRRERLDSGVLGVLGIKVDNAAQAAGMLRGRRSPGLASLTAQDVVVDADAPSVPVGVDGEALVLPTPVHCRIEPRALRVRVPRRRPGVPRGRPPMNWRRVGQLARTMGRTAAGHHPQ, encoded by the coding sequence ATGCAGACGGCAGCGCACACGAGGAAACGCCTGGCTCCGCGCTGGACCGCGCGTCTGGCCCTGGCTGCGGGAACCACGGCGGCGGTGGTCCTGCTGCTGTTCGCCGGGTTCCAGAGCCTCCTGCTCGTGGGAGTGGGACTGGCCGGGCTCGTGATCGCGGCCGCGGGCGTGTGGTGGGCGCTGGCGCGCACCGGCCCGGCCAGGGCACTGGCCGCCGTGCTGGCCTGCGCCGCACCTGTCACCGTAGTGGTGCTCTACGCGGTGGCCGGACTGCTGTGGGTCGCGCTCGTCTCGCTCGCGCTCTGGGTGCTGGCCGTCCTCTGCGGCCGAACCGCGCTGGCCTCCGACGGTGGACCGGCTGGTGTTCGGGAACACGCGGTCACCGCCCCCCGGCGCCCGTTCCTCATCATGAACCCGCGCTCGGGCGGCGGAAAGGTCGGGACGTTCCACCTGGATGAGAAAGCGAAGGCCCTCGGCGCGCAGGTCGCCGTCCTGGACCCGGACCATCGCCAGGACGTGGCCGCGCTCGCCCGGCAGGCCGCCGACGAGGGCGCCGACCTGCTCGGCGTCGCCGGAGGCGACGGCACCCAGGCCCTGGTCGCGGGAGTGGCGGCCGAGCGCGGTCTACCGTTCATGGTGATCGCCGCCGGCACCCGCAACCACTTCGCCCTGGACCTCGGCCTGGACAGGGACGATCCCTCGCTGTGCCTGGACGCGCTCACCGACGGCGTCGAACTACGCGTCGACCTGGGCCGCATCGGAGACCGTATCTTCGTGAACAACGCCTCCTTCGGCGCCTACGCGACCGTCGTCCAGAGTCCCGCGTACCGCGACGACAAGGCACGTACCGCCCTTCACCTCCTCCCTGACCTGCTGGCCCATCACAGCGGCCCGCGCCTCACCGTCCGCGCGCAGGGCACGGACGGTGAGGCGGCCGTCGAGGCACCGCAGGCCGTCCTGGTGAGCAACAACCCCTATCGGACGGACGACCCGGCGGGTCTGGGCCGTCGCGAGCGGCTGGACTCCGGCGTCCTCGGGGTGCTCGGCATCAAGGTCGACAACGCGGCACAGGCAGCGGGGATGCTCCGCGGCAGGCGCTCACCCGGCCTCGCCTCGCTCACCGCCCAGGATGTCGTCGTGGACGCCGACGCCCCCAGCGTTCCCGTGGGCGTCGACGGCGAGGCCCTCGTCCTGCCGACCCCGGTGCACTGCCGGATCGAGCCGCGCGCCCTTCGCGTGCGCGTGCCCCGCCGCCGTCCTGGTGTCCCCCGTGGCAGGCCCCCCATGAACTGGCGCCGGGTGGGACAGCTGGCACGGACGATGGGACGGACCGCGGCGGGGCATCACCCCCAGTGA
- a CDS encoding SHOCT domain-containing protein has protein sequence MSAQTYLAYDYPLLSVFWSMLLFFLWIMWFVLLFRVVVDIFRDDDLSGWAKAGWLAFTVLLPFLGVFVYVVARGKNMGRREISQARAQQEAFDARIREAAGATGRPSSIDELAELSEIRARGDITDEEFRRAKELVLTGHGPAEHVGSTARTPGL, from the coding sequence ATGAGCGCGCAGACGTACCTCGCGTACGACTATCCCCTGCTGAGCGTCTTCTGGAGCATGCTCTTGTTCTTCCTGTGGATCATGTGGTTCGTCCTGCTCTTCCGCGTCGTCGTCGACATCTTCCGTGACGACGACCTGAGCGGCTGGGCGAAGGCCGGCTGGCTGGCGTTCACCGTCCTGCTGCCCTTCCTGGGCGTCTTCGTCTACGTGGTCGCCCGCGGCAAGAACATGGGCCGTCGGGAAATATCCCAGGCCCGAGCACAGCAGGAAGCCTTCGATGCCCGCATCAGGGAGGCCGCGGGCGCCACGGGCCGGCCCAGCAGCATCGACGAGCTCGCCGAGCTGTCCGAGATCCGCGCCCGCGGCGACATCACGGACGAGGAGTTCCGCAGGGCCAAGGAACTGGTCCTGACCGGCCACGGCCCGGCGGAGCACGTCGGCTCCACCGCCCGCACCCCAGGTCTCTGA
- a CDS encoding helix-turn-helix transcriptional regulator: MDARSELGDFLKSRRAALRPEDVGITPHPTRRRVSGLRREELAVLAGVSITHYTRLEQSRATNASDGVLEAIARTLRLSDDETAHLKDLARPAAASSRPTPPRVAHAGASARQLLAAMSDVPALVLNRHNDVLAWNRMGHALLAGHLAPESPDTPATRPNLTRMLFLDEQYRELFTNWNEEAQLGVASLRLVAGRYHHDRALAELVGQLALNSAEFASCWARHPVRTCTSGVKHLRHPLVGAMDLSFENLVIPGASGQRLIAYTAEPDSPSDAALRLLGSVTAPVAQDPTAVRR; this comes from the coding sequence ATGGACGCCCGGTCCGAGCTGGGAGACTTCCTCAAGTCGCGTCGCGCCGCACTGCGCCCCGAGGACGTCGGCATCACCCCGCACCCGACCCGCCGCCGCGTCAGCGGTTTGCGCCGTGAGGAGTTGGCGGTGCTGGCCGGGGTCAGCATCACCCACTACACCCGTCTCGAACAGAGCCGTGCCACCAACGCCTCCGACGGTGTGCTGGAGGCGATAGCGCGTACGCTGCGCCTCTCCGACGACGAGACGGCCCATCTGAAGGACCTCGCCCGCCCCGCTGCCGCTTCGTCCCGGCCGACTCCGCCCCGGGTGGCCCACGCCGGCGCCTCGGCCCGGCAGTTGCTGGCGGCCATGAGCGACGTGCCGGCCCTGGTCCTGAACCGGCACAACGACGTCCTCGCCTGGAACCGTATGGGGCACGCGCTGCTCGCCGGACATCTGGCGCCCGAGAGCCCCGACACCCCGGCCACCCGCCCCAACCTGACCCGGATGCTCTTTCTGGACGAGCAGTACCGGGAGCTGTTCACGAACTGGAACGAGGAGGCCCAACTCGGCGTGGCCTCCCTGCGCCTGGTCGCCGGCCGCTACCACCATGACCGCGCCCTCGCCGAGCTCGTCGGCCAACTCGCTCTGAACAGCGCAGAGTTCGCCTCTTGCTGGGCCCGCCACCCGGTGCGCACCTGCACCTCCGGGGTGAAGCACCTGCGTCATCCGCTGGTCGGGGCGATGGACCTCAGCTTCGAGAACCTCGTCATACCCGGCGCCTCTGGCCAGCGCCTCATCGCCTACACGGCCGAGCCCGACTCGCCGTCGGATGCCGCTCTGCGGCTCCTCGGCAGCGTGACGGCCCCGGTGGCACAGGACCCGACGGCGGTACGGCGCTGA
- a CDS encoding hemolysin III family protein, with protein MIAEDTQPPEHGRDPQPHPGTTPDALRTPAFDAPVGPTGRLAAAVGLEGGVERAAAALKPRMRGWLHAGVFPLSLVGGIVLIAVSRSAAAVAACSVYALSACLLFGTSGVYHRGTWGPRGEAVLRRLDHANIFLIIAGTYTPLAVLLLPAGQQRVLLAVMWAGALAGIAFRILWIGAPRWLYTPCYLALGWVAVFNLPDFARAGGTAVVVLVIAGGLLYTAGAVVYGLKRPDPSPAWFGFHEVFHALTIAAFTAHYTAILLAAT; from the coding sequence ATGATCGCCGAAGACACTCAGCCGCCGGAACACGGGCGCGATCCCCAGCCCCACCCCGGCACCACTCCCGACGCCCTGCGCACCCCCGCGTTCGATGCGCCTGTCGGCCCAACCGGCCGGCTGGCTGCCGCCGTCGGCCTGGAAGGCGGGGTGGAGCGCGCGGCGGCTGCGCTGAAGCCGAGGATGCGCGGCTGGCTGCACGCCGGCGTGTTCCCCCTGTCTCTGGTCGGAGGCATCGTCCTGATCGCCGTCTCGCGTTCGGCGGCGGCAGTGGCGGCCTGCTCGGTGTACGCGCTGTCGGCCTGTCTGCTGTTCGGCACCAGCGGGGTCTACCACCGCGGAACGTGGGGTCCGCGCGGGGAGGCGGTCCTGCGGCGGCTGGACCACGCGAACATCTTCCTGATCATCGCCGGCACCTACACCCCGCTGGCGGTACTGCTGCTGCCCGCGGGGCAGCAGCGGGTGCTGCTGGCCGTGATGTGGGCGGGTGCCCTGGCCGGCATCGCCTTCCGCATCCTGTGGATCGGGGCTCCCCGGTGGCTGTACACCCCGTGCTACCTCGCGCTGGGCTGGGTCGCCGTCTTCAACCTGCCCGACTTCGCACGCGCCGGCGGCACCGCGGTCGTCGTACTCGTCATCGCCGGCGGTCTGCTCTACACCGCGGGCGCCGTCGTCTACGGACTCAAGCGCCCCGACCCCTCACCGGCCTGGTTCGGCTTCCACGAGGTCTTCCACGCCCTCACCATCGCCGCCTTCACCGCGCACTACACGGCCATCCTCCTGGCAGCCACATGA
- a CDS encoding bile acid:sodium symporter family protein — protein sequence MNDSALITTGLPVALVIIMFGLGLSLTTADFKRVARSPKAVVFALTVQIVVLPLLAFGLVNVFDVDPLLAVGVMLLAASPGGTTANLFSHLFRGDVAFNITLTAINSVLAAVTIPLITNLAINYFDAEGDLGLQFGKVLQVIAIVLIPVGLGMLVRKRSADFAARADRPVRVFSIAILVAVSLGALLGERENLADYLRQVGLVTGIFCLASLSIGYGGARALRLSEPQAVASAMEVGIHNTTVALTIALSILDSTEVAVPSAVYSILMYVLATAFGYAITRTRSGKPATAG from the coding sequence ATGAACGATTCAGCGCTGATCACGACCGGCTTGCCCGTCGCGCTCGTCATCATCATGTTCGGCCTCGGGCTCTCGCTCACCACGGCCGACTTCAAACGCGTGGCCCGTTCCCCGAAAGCGGTCGTCTTCGCCCTGACCGTGCAGATAGTGGTGCTACCGCTGCTCGCCTTCGGTCTGGTCAACGTCTTCGACGTGGACCCGCTGCTCGCAGTGGGCGTGATGCTGCTGGCCGCGTCCCCGGGCGGCACCACCGCCAATCTCTTCAGCCACCTGTTCCGCGGGGATGTGGCGTTCAACATCACCCTCACCGCGATCAATTCCGTGCTGGCAGCCGTCACCATTCCCCTCATCACCAACCTGGCCATCAACTACTTCGATGCCGAGGGTGACCTGGGACTGCAGTTCGGCAAAGTGCTGCAAGTGATCGCCATCGTGCTCATCCCGGTCGGGCTCGGCATGCTCGTCCGGAAACGCTCCGCGGACTTCGCCGCCCGGGCGGACCGTCCGGTCCGTGTGTTCTCCATCGCCATCCTGGTCGCGGTGTCCCTGGGGGCGCTGCTGGGAGAGCGGGAGAACCTCGCGGACTACCTTCGCCAGGTCGGCCTGGTCACCGGCATCTTCTGTCTGGCGAGCCTCAGTATCGGCTACGGCGGTGCCAGGGCCCTTCGCCTGAGTGAACCGCAGGCTGTCGCCAGCGCCATGGAGGTGGGGATTCACAACACCACGGTGGCCCTCACCATCGCCCTGAGCATCCTCGACAGCACCGAGGTGGCAGTTCCCAGCGCTGTCTACTCGATTCTCATGTACGTCTTGGCGACGGCTTTCGGCTACGCCATCACCCGGACTCGCTCAGGGAAGCCCGCGACGGCGGGCTGA
- a CDS encoding calcium-binding protein, whose protein sequence is MRKFAVGVLVPCAVVLSALTAPVAGAAPGDGDGDLKITNVSVNGGKSVVVGTTQTKTVVVAVTAKDSSGLNAAYADIWSTATATGFGYHKNLGCKPVNATTAICSLSFVMDPGSAAGRVGLENAQAGAWNTYLEVSSKDHDVVTRNNKDKFYVRRYAKLTTDASPEPIAKGRTLTVTGKLSRANWDDNAYHGYAGQAVKLQFRKAGTSTYTTVKTISTSRTGTLRTTVTASADGYWRYAFTGTTTTASIKAVGDYVDTSRRTST, encoded by the coding sequence ATGCGCAAGTTCGCCGTCGGCGTCCTGGTGCCGTGTGCAGTGGTGCTCTCGGCTCTGACCGCTCCGGTCGCCGGGGCCGCGCCCGGGGACGGGGACGGGGATCTGAAGATCACGAACGTGTCGGTCAACGGCGGCAAGTCCGTAGTGGTCGGCACCACGCAGACGAAGACTGTCGTCGTGGCGGTCACCGCCAAGGACAGCTCCGGCCTCAACGCGGCCTACGCCGACATCTGGAGCACAGCCACTGCCACGGGTTTCGGCTACCACAAGAACCTGGGCTGCAAGCCCGTCAACGCCACGACCGCCATCTGCTCGCTGAGCTTCGTCATGGACCCAGGGTCCGCAGCGGGCCGCGTCGGGCTGGAAAACGCTCAGGCAGGGGCCTGGAACACGTACCTGGAGGTCAGCTCCAAGGACCACGACGTCGTGACGCGGAACAACAAGGACAAGTTCTACGTCAGGCGATACGCCAAGCTCACGACCGATGCCTCGCCCGAACCGATTGCCAAGGGCAGAACCCTCACCGTCACCGGCAAGCTCAGCCGAGCCAACTGGGACGACAACGCTTATCACGGCTACGCCGGCCAGGCGGTGAAGCTGCAGTTCCGCAAAGCGGGCACCAGCACCTACACCACGGTCAAGACCATCAGCACCAGCCGCACCGGCACCCTGAGGACCACGGTCACCGCTTCCGCCGACGGCTACTGGCGCTATGCCTTCACGGGCACCACGACAACCGCCTCCATCAAGGCCGTCGGCGACTACGTCGACACAAGTCGGCGGACGTCGACGTAG
- a CDS encoding transposase: MRYPDGGGLTAQQRRRREEVRMRAVDLFEDGVEVPCIARELRVSEKSVYQWRRTWRTGGREALRSRGPCGCGCRLGPHLQAKLATWLDEGPAAHGWVDDQVWTAARVRTLIGRKFHLSYSVSGVTRLLHRMGFSVQMPARPAAERDEDAITAWREATWQEVKPSGRRPARSSASRTKRA; encoded by the coding sequence ATGCGGTATCCGGACGGGGGCGGGCTGACCGCCCAGCAGCGCAGGCGCCGCGAAGAGGTACGGATGCGGGCCGTTGACCTCTTCGAGGATGGCGTGGAAGTCCCGTGCATCGCTCGGGAGTTACGGGTGAGCGAGAAGTCGGTTTACCAGTGGCGGCGTACCTGGAGAACGGGCGGACGCGAGGCGCTGCGTTCCAGAGGCCCCTGCGGCTGCGGCTGTCGGCTCGGCCCTCACCTGCAGGCCAAGCTCGCGACATGGCTCGACGAGGGGCCGGCCGCGCACGGCTGGGTGGACGACCAGGTGTGGACCGCCGCACGGGTGCGCACGCTGATCGGGCGGAAGTTCCACCTCTCCTACAGCGTCTCCGGGGTGACCCGGCTGCTGCACCGGATGGGCTTCAGCGTGCAGATGCCTGCCCGGCCCGCCGCCGAACGCGACGAGGACGCGATCACCGCCTGGCGGGAGGCGACCTGGCAGGAGGTAAAACCCTCCGGGCGGCGACCGGCGCGTTCATCTGCTTCGAGGACGAAGCGGGCGTGA
- a CDS encoding transposase, whose product MTGRPPKGRTWGRRGITPRVKVSGRSRGRLSVAGLLCFRPGLPARLCYRLRRHTGRKGERRSLGETDYVRLMDGAHQLLKAPLIVVWDRLSTHISKTMKALVAERDWLTVVLLPGYAPDLNPVEGLWAHIKRSLANLAARTLSELETLLRRRLKALQYRHGILGGFLAGTGLALDRRDGP is encoded by the coding sequence GTGACCGGCCGTCCGCCCAAGGGCCGCACCTGGGGCCGACGTGGCATCACACCGAGAGTCAAGGTCTCCGGCCGCAGCCGGGGACGGCTCTCGGTGGCCGGGCTGCTGTGCTTCCGGCCGGGCCTGCCCGCCCGTTTGTGCTACCGGCTGCGTCGGCATACCGGCCGCAAGGGCGAGCGTCGCTCTCTGGGCGAGACGGACTACGTCCGCCTAATGGACGGCGCCCATCAACTGCTGAAGGCCCCGCTGATCGTGGTGTGGGACCGGCTGAGCACCCACATCTCCAAGACCATGAAGGCACTCGTTGCCGAGCGGGACTGGCTGACAGTGGTCCTGCTGCCCGGGTATGCGCCCGACCTCAACCCGGTCGAGGGCCTGTGGGCGCACATCAAGCGGAGCCTGGCCAACCTGGCCGCCCGCACCCTCAGCGAACTGGAGACCCTGCTCCGCAGACGGCTCAAGGCACTGCAGTACCGGCATGGCATCCTCGGCGGATTCCTTGCCGGGACGGGGCTCGCTCTCGATAGACGGGACGGACCCTAA